CGATCATCAGTGTTGACGTGGTTCCATCGGTAAAGTCACGAAACCTGGTCTTGCCGCCGGCGGAGTCTGAATACACGATCGCCCCGTTCAGATTCGGCCGCGCGGAACCTGGAATGTAGGGCCAATACACGTTGTAGTCCGCGGTGCCCATGTTAACCGCGTAATGTCCAGGGGCTCGGCCCGCGTCGCTGGTGCAACCGGGAACCTGTCGCCTCATGGGAGAAGACGGACACAGATAAAACGGCAATACCTGAGACGTCACTCGGACATTGTGAGGATGACTGTTGGTGAGACTGAAGTCGTACAGGTTGTAAGCGTTGGCTCCGTCGATCATCGGCAGGATCGCAGTGAACGTGCTGCCGCCGCTGAGCGTGCTGTTGGCATTGGCATTTGGAAAGCAACGGTAGACGTCGTGATAGTTGTGCAGAGCCAGGCTGATTTGCTTGAGATTGTTTTTGCACTGCGTTCGTCGCGCCGCTTCGCGAACCTGCTGCACGGCTGGCAGCAATAGGGAAATGAGAATGGCGATGACTGCAATCACCACCAGAAGTTCAATCAGGGTAAAGCCCGGCATTCGGGAATAGGACCTGATTGGCGTAACAAGATGACCAGGGAGGGCAGCCTCTGAGTTGGGCTCAGGCGTCAATGTGCGCAATTGCATCGCATACTTCCTTCGGTAGACAGACGCATTGAAAAGGTCACCGTCACCCCATGTGACAGTGGACAATTTCCGAGCGTGGCTGGCTATTGCGTGGAAGCAACGTGGGTAGAGATCCCCACAAACTCGCTTGCTGCGGCCTCGGACTGTATCTTCAGAGTTGACACTGAGATTCAGTCTCAGTAGATTAGTTTGGCATGGAGCAGTGTTCAAGGCAGGACCTGCTGTTTTGCCATTCCTTTTCAATCTTTGGCTCATGCCTGAGCTCGAGCAGCAAGCACCCCGCGCCGATGCAAGACGACTCCAGACAGCAAAGAACGCCGAAAACCGACGAACGCAGCATCCCGTTGCCTGTGACATTTTCGCAGCTTGCCGGTGGAAGAACGGAGTGCGCCATCGAACACGAAGGTCAGCTCTACCGCTTGCGAGTCACAAAAAACGGCAAACTCATTCTGAACAAATAAGTGAATGAGATCAGCGGTACGGTCGTGATGTCAGACGTTGCGCACTGATCGCAGTCGATGGCAGTCCGTACCGAGAATGGGAGCGATTGCTCGTGATAACGATCGCTCGTGATAATGCCGTTCCCAGTTCGAATGATTCTGCCGCTTGCGTCTCGTCAGGTTGTTCGCGACATTCCGTTTAACACGCTACTTTCTGTTGGGATTTGCGCGGCTGTCGAGCGATGAGCAAATTGACGGATATCCTGAGAATGTTCAGCGAAGCCACCTTTAACGTGGAACTGCCGAACGGGATCCGGTCAGCTGAAAACGCTGGTTGCCTTTCGCCTTCCTGAATGAATTGAACGCGGTCCTGGTACGGAGTTCGGCACGGAGAAATTCTGAAACCAACAATCGTTGATTACAGGTGAAGTCGCAAGCGATGATCTGGGGACATCCAACTATCTTGTTTGGCATCTGGGGAGTGCCGCTGATTGTGGCGCTGCTGATTTATGCTCAGAAAAGGCGAATCCTGACGGCAGAGCGTTTCGCAGATTCGGCGATGATTCATCGGCTGATTCCATTCATGGGGATGAAGCGAGTCTGGCTGAAGGCTGTTTTGCTGATGACGGCCTTCACCCTGCTGATCGTTGCCTGTGCCAGACCAAGGTATGGCGAATACTTCGAAGAAGTCTCTGTGCGCGGCGTTGACCTGATTGTGTTACTGGATGTAAGCCGATCGATGCTGGCTGAGGACGTCGCTCCCAATCGACTCGAACGTGCTAAGGCAGACATCGTTGACCTTCTCGAAAAACTGAAGGGTGACCGTGTCGGGCTGATCGCGTTCGCGGGGGCACCAGTGGAACTGGTGCCTTTGACAACGGACCATGGTTTCTTCAAGCTGATTTTGAGTGACGTTGACCCCGATAGTGCTCCGCGAGGAGGCAGCCTGATTGGAGATGCGATTCGTAAGGCCATCGAATCCCTGGACACGGTCCCCAATCGCCAGCAGGTTCTTGTGTTGATCACGGATGGGGAAGATCAGGATTCTTTTCCAGAGCAGGCTGCCGAACAGGCAGCTGAAAAGGACATCAAAATCATCACCGTCGGACTGGGCGATAATGGAGAAGGTGCTCGAATTCCACAGCGTGACCAGAACGGGCAGCTGCAGTTTATCCAGCACGATGGTCAGGAAGTGTGGTCCCGGATGGATGAACAACTCCTTCGCAACATTGCACTCAAGACTGCCGGTGCCTATGTGCCAGCGCGAACGACCAGCTACGACCTGGGAAGGATTTATGAAGATCACCTGGCCAAACTGGCACAAGGAGATCTGCAGTCAGAACAACAACGGCGTTTCCGTGAACAGTATCAGTGGTTTGCTGGCGCCGCGCTGATTTGTCTTCTGCTGGAACTGACTATCCCGCGCGCCGGTTCTGTTCAGTCGGTGGGTTCGCTGGCCAACTGATGGCCGTCAAAAGCCTGCTCAGCCTTCCATGGTGTTCTGAGGTATGCCAGCGGCCGGGACGCTGCAGGACGGAGCCACAGCAACTGGTTTCGCGTGCAGTTACTGCGTCTCCGAAGTAGCCCGAAAGGCAGCGCATCCGCCGGGGCCCTGCCAGTGACGAACGTCACCGGATCAGGTGGCCTGACTACGGGTTCCTGGCGAGCAAAAAACTAAGGCGCCGCCACTTCACCGGTTTGAGGATTGCGGCCGTGCTTTTGCATGATGGCGGACCAGGCGTCCTGTTCCACCGTCTGGGCTTCGTCCACAATAAGTCGCGGAATATCATCCACGATGGCATACCGAAGTCTGGTTTCTGCGCAGGTACTGATCAGGGTATCGCCCTCCATCACCAGCTCAGACCGTGATTTCGGGCAAACGAGGATACTGCGGATCTTTTCGAATTCGAAGGCCATCAGTTGTGACTCAACTTCGTGGATGCTGTTTGAAAACTGGCGACATACCGGGCTTTTTCAAAAGCCACGTAATGCCTGAATGTCCCGAAAGTTTCGCAGGCTGTAATCGATGCCCGCGTAGTCCAGAGCGGAGCAAAGGACTCGCACGGCAACCCCCATACCGTCCGGTCCGCTGAATCCACCGAACTGGCCGCCACCTTTCAGGTGGGGTTCGGTTTCCAGGTAAAATCCGGGGATGCCGAGTTTCTCCAGCCGCTTCTGAATCGTCGGCAGTTGTTCTCGCAAATCACGGAAGATCATTTCATGTCCAGCATCGCCTTCGTTGGCGGGCACAAAATTCTTCAGCCGTTCTTCATCGACCACGCCGGTCCACATCAGCGAAGGATCGATCCGGTAGTCTTTGACATGCATCCATCCCAGCCATGGAACCGTCACTTTGTACTCTTCATAAACCTGAACCGGGTTTTTGTTCTGAGCGGCTACGTTTCCGCCATCAAAAATAAGAACCATGTTGGGATGATCGACGCGTTTTGCGAGTTCCGCCAGCAGAGGTCCGGTTTCACCCACCAGGTTCGGTTCAATCTCCAGACCGTAAACCAGTCCTTCGATGGCACAGGCTTCCGTGATTTTTCGGATCTGATCGGCGGCCGCGTCCAGATGATCTTCAGCTTTCGTGCCTCGAGGATGATAAAACGAAAAGCCGCGTATCAATTTCGTATTCAGAGCTTTGGCTGCACGAATGGTTTTGGCCACTTCGCCCTGCATGTATTCCTCGAACGGCACAAACTTATTGTGAGAGCCATCGTCGACATCGACAAGTTTTACTTTTCCGACCCGTGCGCCGATGCTGGTGACGCTGATGCCGTATTCGCTGTGATACTGTTTGAGCCGTTCAAGTTTTTCAGGACTCAGATCAACGACATGCTCGATTTGCCCGTCGCCCATGACATCAATGAATCGTGGGCTGTAGTTTCGCAGGCCAATTGCTGCCAGAGCTGTCATTTGCTCCAGAGCTGTTCGGTAATTGGCGGCTTCATCTGCAAATGCGCTGATGATGACAGATGGCTTACTGGCCATGGGCTGTAATCTCTCCATCGGATTGTAAGATCGGGTTGTCAGGAATACTTGTCGAGCCGTTTCGGCTGCAGCATTGTCACGATCCGGGCCAGCCGTTACAAGCAAACCCGCGCCGATCCCCCGAGTTCAGAAAACTGTCTCCAAAACAACTGACGAATCGTTCGCTACGAAAGGGCAATCCATGGAATCTCAACCAGAAATCCGCGCGGGAATGGTTGGTATGGGAATGATTTTTGACGAAACGTACCGACCATTTTTCGAAACGGCCCATTCGCAGGGACTCTATGATCGAAGGTTCGGCGACGTGAATGTCACTTTGGCCGCCGTTGCAACAAAGACAGGCCGCCGAGCTGATGCGTACAAACGGACAGCGGGCGATCGCATTGCTGCGTTTCAGAATTTCAGCGGTGACGATGCCGTTCGGGAAATGCTGTCACAGGACCTGACGTTCGCCTGCGTCGCCACTCCCGACAATCGTCATTTTGAAGCATCCAAAGCCATTCTTGAGGCGGGCGTCCATCTGCTGGTGGAAAAGCCTTCTGTACTGACCCTGGAGGAACTGGATGAACTGGTGGCTATCGCTGAACGCAATCGCGTTCTGGCACGCGTGGTGTACCACAAACTGGCCGACCCGGACCACAAGAAAATGCGTACACTGGTGCATGACAATATCCTGCAGCACGTAAACAACGGCTACTGTTCGCTGTTGGAACCCAAGCAGATTTCCGGAGCTCAATTCGGGGAATGGATTCAGGGACGCAACCCGGGGACTTATGTTGCGGTGCACTACATCAAGCTCATCGATTTCACGTTCGGGGGGCGACTGAAGACAGTGACATGTACCGGGCAGCGAGGTCTGGTCGGGCCCAAAGATGGTAACACGTGGGACAGTTGTCAGCTTCGCCTGATTTACGAATACGAGAGCGGGCGAGAAGCTGCGTTCGACATTCATACCTCATGGGTGACTCCCGATAACTTTCCTGGCTACGTCGAGCAGGAGGTTCAGTTTCGATTTGATAACGGAGTCTGGAGCGGTCACTCCCGCAAACGTGGCGTCGAACTGACCGTCGAAGACAAGACGCCGCTTTCGCTGAAGAACACGCCCAACAACCATTACAACTCAATCGCCCTGGAGCCCTGGAACGAACGAACCCAACGAGGTTACGGGATCGAAATCATCGAACGATTTGCCCGAGAAGTCGCTTTCGTCGAATATGCCGGGCCCGCCTCCCAACGTGAGGATCGTCTCCAGCAAATGCGCTCGCTGCACTATTCTGATCTCAGCGCAGATCGACAGGTCGTGGCAGCAGTGCAGGCCATGGAAATGATTCTTGAAGAACAGGCCAAAG
This portion of the Planctomycetaceae bacterium genome encodes:
- a CDS encoding hemin uptake protein HemP; amino-acid sequence: MQDDSRQQRTPKTDERSIPLPVTFSQLAGGRTECAIEHEGQLYRLRVTKNGKLILNK
- a CDS encoding VWA domain-containing protein; this translates as MKSQAMIWGHPTILFGIWGVPLIVALLIYAQKRRILTAERFADSAMIHRLIPFMGMKRVWLKAVLLMTAFTLLIVACARPRYGEYFEEVSVRGVDLIVLLDVSRSMLAEDVAPNRLERAKADIVDLLEKLKGDRVGLIAFAGAPVELVPLTTDHGFFKLILSDVDPDSAPRGGSLIGDAIRKAIESLDTVPNRQQVLVLITDGEDQDSFPEQAAEQAAEKDIKIITVGLGDNGEGARIPQRDQNGQLQFIQHDGQEVWSRMDEQLLRNIALKTAGAYVPARTTSYDLGRIYEDHLAKLAQGDLQSEQQRRFREQYQWFAGAALICLLLELTIPRAGSVQSVGSLAN
- a CDS encoding TIM barrel protein, encoding MASKPSVIISAFADEAANYRTALEQMTALAAIGLRNYSPRFIDVMGDGQIEHVVDLSPEKLERLKQYHSEYGISVTSIGARVGKVKLVDVDDGSHNKFVPFEEYMQGEVAKTIRAAKALNTKLIRGFSFYHPRGTKAEDHLDAAADQIRKITEACAIEGLVYGLEIEPNLVGETGPLLAELAKRVDHPNMVLIFDGGNVAAQNKNPVQVYEEYKVTVPWLGWMHVKDYRIDPSLMWTGVVDEERLKNFVPANEGDAGHEMIFRDLREQLPTIQKRLEKLGIPGFYLETEPHLKGGGQFGGFSGPDGMGVAVRVLCSALDYAGIDYSLRNFRDIQALRGF
- a CDS encoding Gfo/Idh/MocA family oxidoreductase, which gives rise to MESQPEIRAGMVGMGMIFDETYRPFFETAHSQGLYDRRFGDVNVTLAAVATKTGRRADAYKRTAGDRIAAFQNFSGDDAVREMLSQDLTFACVATPDNRHFEASKAILEAGVHLLVEKPSVLTLEELDELVAIAERNRVLARVVYHKLADPDHKKMRTLVHDNILQHVNNGYCSLLEPKQISGAQFGEWIQGRNPGTYVAVHYIKLIDFTFGGRLKTVTCTGQRGLVGPKDGNTWDSCQLRLIYEYESGREAAFDIHTSWVTPDNFPGYVEQEVQFRFDNGVWSGHSRKRGVELTVEDKTPLSLKNTPNNHYNSIALEPWNERTQRGYGIEIIERFAREVAFVEYAGPASQREDRLQQMRSLHYSDLSADRQVVAAVQAMEMILEEQAKGNPDCVVRYNGRNLSLLHPSAM